In Helianthus annuus cultivar XRQ/B chromosome 3, HanXRQr2.0-SUNRISE, whole genome shotgun sequence, a single window of DNA contains:
- the LOC110928118 gene encoding BURP domain protein RD22, whose product MVFHLLQALAVLFLVFVVGHAAVDPEIYFKSVLPNTPMPKAIKDSLSNDIFINTNHKESTSYVLSDPNQVFPNYKYNCEATPEQIMDKKTSALFFLENDLHAGKRINLHISKDTTATPPFVPRDVAESMPIASNKLQDIYKEFKVKPDSIEAKLVKETVNECEMASNKDADQYCAASLESMVDFVASKLGKRVKAMETRVVGNESRSLQGYMVEEVKKLNGDDGVVCHQEYYGYAVYFCHKTPKISAYMVSLVGENNVRAKATFLCHEDTSSWSPKHLAFIVLNVKPGTSAVCHFLLENVVAWVPY is encoded by the exons ATGGTGTTCCATCTTCTTCAAGCTTTAGCAGTCTTGTTT CTGGTATTTGTTGTAGGTCATGCAGCTGTAGATCCAGAAATTTACTTCAAATCCGTGTTACCCAACACTCCGATGCCGAAAGCAATCAAAGATTCTCTTTCTAATG ACATCTTCATCAACACAAACCACAAGGAAAGCACTTCATATGTATTGAGTGACCCAAACCAAGTATTCCCCAATTATAAATATAATTGTGAGGCAACACCTGAACAGATTATGGACAAGAAAACATCTGCACTTTTCTTCTTGGAAAATGATCTACATGCTGGCAAAAGAATCAACTTGCACATCAGTAAAGATACAACCGCAACACCTCCATTTGTACCTCGCGACGTTGCAGAGTCAATGCCCATTGCATCAAACAAGCTGCAAGATATCTACAAGGAGTTCAAAGTCAAACCTGACTCGATCGAAGCAAAACTAGTCAAGGAGACGGTCAACGAATGTGAGATGGCTTCCAACAAAGATGCAGATCAATATTGTGCAGCTTCTTTGGAGTCAATGGTGGATTTTGTTGCTTCAAAGTTAGGGAAAAGGGTTAAGGCGATGGAAACACGAGTGGTTGGTAACGAAAGCAGATCGTTACAAGGGTACATGGTCGAGGAAGTTAAAAAGTTGAATGGAGATGATGGTGTTGTCTGCCACCAAGAATATTATGGGTACGCGGTCTATTTTTGCCATAAAACACCTAAAATCAGTGCGTATATGGTGTCGTTGGTCGGAGAAAATAATGTAAGAGCTAAAGCAACATTTCTCTGCCATGAAGACACATCCTCATGGAGCCCAAAACATTTGGCTTTCATAGTCCTCAATGTAAAACCAGGAACCAGTGCTGTTTGTCATTTTCTTCTTGAAAATGTAGTAGCTTGGGTTCCCTACTAG
- the LOC110930149 gene encoding putative disease resistance RPP13-like protein 1, translated as MAVAEIFIGAFITVLFEKLASTDLMRLAQSAGIHSELNKWKDTLSQIQAVLLDAGQKHIIDTAVQLWLHKLQHLAYEIDDVLDDLATESMRKELKGESNTSTSTSTSKVLRLLIPSSCTSLSPHALKYGSKMSSKLNEITTKLNALVVEKNILGLISNVEMSNRISRRLEETSLVDLSRIVGRDGDKKALLEKLLGNELCDENVSILSIVGLGGIGKTTLAQVLYNDEKVKNHFKLMSWVCVSDEFDVFNISKAIFKDVGGEDAKFETLNQLQVALTEKLINKRFLLVLDDVWSENYNEWELLLRPFVVGASGSKIILTTRKTMVASMMDSFQAYPLDHLSNEEALSLFAQHALGKPNFDSHLTLKSHGEGIVKKCGGLPLALITLGRVLRTKSNDEEWEKLLNSEIWHLQNENKILPALRLSYYDLPPHLKQMFAYCCLFPKDYVFQKDELVLLWMAEGFLYESNSNKSLESLGRECFEELESRSFFQQSTNDKSGYTMHELINDLATSVAREFFLMLGDKMALCDMKEDLGKFHHFSFIRESNGVYRKFKALHRARRLRTFIAMSITKLNTRQRFYLSNNVLTELLPKLQFLRVLSLANYNITVVPHSIGSLKHMRYLNFSNTDIICLPEQVGDLYNLQSLLVSGCPHLYSLPNSTVKLINLRHLDISDTPLMRKMPLGIAGLTSLRTLSKVIIGEEDEFKISDLKGLFHLQGQLSIEGLHKVRNAVEAKEANLQQKKSLRDLEMKWSAVFDGSHDEISEYEVFEGLRPFEKLTSLKIYYYKGTKFPSWVRDASLVCLTQLTLHGCRYCTHLPTLGHLPSLRKLFIQRMDALKRLGPELLGPPNSCPAVAFPSLEVLEFKNMKNWGEWSTSGDDKELLNGFLIFMRCL; from the coding sequence ATCATAGATACAGCTGTTCAACTGTGGTTGCACAAACTCCAACATTTAGCTTACGAAATAGACGATGTTCTTGATGATTTGGCCACTGAATCTATGCGAAAAGAGTTGAAAGGAGAATCTAACACCAGCACCAGCACCAGCACTAGTAAGGTACTGAGGCTGCTTATTCCAAGTTCTTGTACTAGTTTATCTCCTCATGCCTTAAAGTATGGTAGTAAGATGAGTTCTAAGCTCAATGAGATTACAACCAAATTGAATGCTCTTGTTGTGGAGAAAAATATATTGGGTTTGATTAGTAATGTGGAAATGTCAAATAGAATAAGTAGACGGTTAGAGGAAACATCACTGGTTGATTTGTCCAGAATTGTGGGTCGTGATGGGGATAAAAAGGCATTGCTAGAGAAGTTGCTGGGCAACGAATTGTGCGATGAAAACGTCAGCATCTTGTCCATTGTTGGTCTGGGTGGAATAGGCAAAACCACTCTAGCCCAAGTATTGTACAATGATGAGAAAGTGAAGAATCACTTTAAACTCATGTCATGGGTTTGTGTGTCTGATGAATTTGATGTATTTAATATTAGCAAggctatttttaaagatgtagGTGGGGAGGATGCAAAATTTGAAACTCTTAATCAGCTTCAAGTAGCCCTTACAGAAAAACTTATAAATAAGAGGTTTCTACTTGTTCTTGACGATGTTTGGAGCGAAAACTACAACGAGTGGGAACTCCTTCTACGCCCGTTTGTTGTAGGGGCAAGTGGGAGTAAAATTATCCTGACAACACGGAAGACCATGGTTGCATCCATGATGGATTCTTTTCAAGCTTACCCTCTCGACCATTTGTCAAATGAAGAAGCTCTATCTTTATTTGCTCAACATGCTTTAGGTAAACCAAACTTTGATTCACATTTAACACTAAAATCACATGGTGAAGGTAttgtgaagaaatgtggtggacTGCCTTTGGCTTTGATAACATTGGGGAGAGTGTTGAGAACAAAGTCAAATGATGAAGAATGGGAAAAGTTGTTGAATAGTGAGATATGGCATTTACAGAATGAAAATAAAATTCTTCCGGCTTTAAGGCTAAGCTACTACGACCTCCCACCACATCTGAAGCAAATGTTTGCCTATTGTTGCTTGTTCCCTAAGGATTACGTGTTTCAAAAGGATGAACTAGTCTTGCTTTGGATGGCAGAAGGGTTCTTGTATGAATCAAACAGCAACAAGTCATTGGAGAGTTTAGGTCGGGAGTGTTTTGAAGAGCTTGAGTCGAGATCGTTTTTTCAGCAATCAACCAATGATAAATCAGGATATACAATGCATGAGCTAATAAATGACTTGGCCACAAGTGTTGCAAGAGAGTTCTTTCTTATGTTGGGTGATAAGATGGCCCTTTGTGACATGAAAGAAGATTTGGGTAAGTTCCACCACTTCTCCTTCATTCGTGAATCAAATGGAGTATACAGAAAGTTCAAGGCATTACATAGAGCTAGACGCTTGAGAACTTTCATAGCTATGTCTATCACAAAGTTGAATACTAGGCAAAGATTCTACTTATCAAACAATGTGCTTACAGAACTACTTCCCAAACTACAATTCTTGAGGGTGCTAAGCCTTGCTAATTATAATATTACAGTGGTACCACACTCCATTGGTAGTCTCAAGCATATGCGATACCTCAATTTTTCCAACACGGACATCATATGTTTACCGGAACAAGTCGGTGACCTTTACAATCTGCAAAGCTTGTTGGTTTCTGGTTGTCCTCATTTATATAGCTTGCCAAATAGTACTGTAAAGTTGATAAACCTCCGACATCTTGACATTAGTGATACTCCATTGATGCGCAAGATGCCTTTAGGAATTGCTGGGTTGACGAGTCTACGAACTCTTTCAAAAGTCATTATTGGAGAAGAAGACGAGTTTAAAATATCTGATCTTAAGGGTCTATTTCATCTCCAAGGTCAACTTTCCATAGAGGGGCTGCACAAAGTGAGAAATGCAGTAGAAGCGAAGGAAGCCAACTTACAACAAAAAAAGAGTCTTCGCGATTTGGAGATGAAATGGAGTGCTGTCTTTGATGGTTCTCATGATGAAATATCTGAATATGAAGTGTTTGAAGGGTTAAGGCCTTTTGAAAAGTTGACAAGCCTCAAGATTTATTACTACAAGGGAACAAAATTTCCTAGTTGGGTCAGGGATGCCTCACTTGTTTGCTTAACCCAACTTACATTACATGGGTGCCGTTATTGTACACATTTACCAACACTTGGGCATCTACCATCACTTCGGAAGTTGTTTATTCAACGAATGGATGCATTGAAAAGATTGGGTCCAGAGTTACTTGGACCTCCTAATTCTTGCCCGGCAGTTGCGTTCCCATCACTTGAAGTTTtggaatttaaaaatatgaaGAATTGGGGGGAATGGTCAACTAGTGGTGATGACAAAGAATTGTTGAATGGTTTCCTTATCTTCATGAGATGTCTATAA